A region from the Drosophila ananassae strain 14024-0371.13 chromosome 2L, ASM1763931v2, whole genome shotgun sequence genome encodes:
- the LOC6501109 gene encoding transcription factor A, mitochondrial isoform X1 has protein sequence MIFSTTMLSSRGSLFGSLMGKVRQVVAKDNGSTARPQPASSNDHRPFPSNRPLAAAGISNSPVTQSKTLEEQVGLPPRPKKPLTPYFRFMRDQRPKLIAANPKLSTIDAVRQLSKSWSEADVKLKERLQTEYKKDQQIYLEQRTKYDATLTDEQRAEIKQLKQDIVEAKERRQLRKRVKELGRPKKPASAFLRFIASERTNTPQGAQQTYRDWHQKTTAKWTRISDSEKEVYMQESRKELEMYRKAISVWEEKMIRLGHIDVVRHGNLIDPPEPKPRKTQAAKEK, from the exons ATGATCTTCTCCACAACTATGCTGTCTTCGCGAGGCAGCCTCTTCGGCTCGCTGATGGGCAAAGTCAGGCAAGTTGTAGCCAAAGATAATGGCAGCACAGCTCGTCCTCAACCCGCCTCCTCCAACGACCACAGACCATTCCCATCCAACAGGCCCCTAGCAGCCGCCGGAATCAGCAACAGTCCTGTGACGCAGTCGAAGACGCTGGAGGAGCAAGTGGGCCTCCCGCCACGGCCCAAAAAGCCCCTTACTCCGTACTTCCGTTTCATGCGCGACCAGCGTCCCAAACTCATTGCCGCCAATCCAAAATTGTCCACCATTGACGCAGTGCGCCAGCTGTCCAAAAGCTGGTCAGAGGCAGACGTGAAGCTGAAGGAGCGATTGCAAACAGAGTACAAGAAGGACCAGCAGATCTACCTCGAGCAGCGTACCAAGTACGACGCCACCCTAACAGATGAGCAGCGGGCGGAAATCAAGCAACTGAAGCAGGACATTGTCGAGGCCAAGGAGCGCCGCCAGCTGCGCAAGCGAGTAAAGGAGCTTGGCCGTCCCAAGAAGCCAGCCTCCGCTTTTCTGCGCTTCATTGCCAGCGAGCGCACGAACACACCGCAGGGTGCTCAGCAAACGTATCGCGACTGGCACCAGAAGACCACTGCCAAGTGGACGCGCATATCCGACTCCGAAAAGGAGGTCTACATGCAGGAGTCGCGCAAGGAACTCGAAATGTATAG AAAAGCAATATCTGTATGGGAGGAGAAGATGATCCGCCTGGGACACATCGACGTTGTGCGCCACGGCAATTTGATCGATCCGCCAGAACCAAAGCCCCGCAAGACGCAGGCCGCCAAAGAGAAGTAG
- the LOC6501109 gene encoding transcription factor A, mitochondrial isoform X2, with protein MIFSTTMLSSRGSLFGSLMGKVRPFPSNRPLAAAGISNSPVTQSKTLEEQVGLPPRPKKPLTPYFRFMRDQRPKLIAANPKLSTIDAVRQLSKSWSEADVKLKERLQTEYKKDQQIYLEQRTKYDATLTDEQRAEIKQLKQDIVEAKERRQLRKRVKELGRPKKPASAFLRFIASERTNTPQGAQQTYRDWHQKTTAKWTRISDSEKEVYMQESRKELEMYRKAISVWEEKMIRLGHIDVVRHGNLIDPPEPKPRKTQAAKEK; from the exons ATGATCTTCTCCACAACTATGCTGTCTTCGCGAGGCAGCCTCTTCGGCTCGCTGATGGGCAAAGTCAG ACCATTCCCATCCAACAGGCCCCTAGCAGCCGCCGGAATCAGCAACAGTCCTGTGACGCAGTCGAAGACGCTGGAGGAGCAAGTGGGCCTCCCGCCACGGCCCAAAAAGCCCCTTACTCCGTACTTCCGTTTCATGCGCGACCAGCGTCCCAAACTCATTGCCGCCAATCCAAAATTGTCCACCATTGACGCAGTGCGCCAGCTGTCCAAAAGCTGGTCAGAGGCAGACGTGAAGCTGAAGGAGCGATTGCAAACAGAGTACAAGAAGGACCAGCAGATCTACCTCGAGCAGCGTACCAAGTACGACGCCACCCTAACAGATGAGCAGCGGGCGGAAATCAAGCAACTGAAGCAGGACATTGTCGAGGCCAAGGAGCGCCGCCAGCTGCGCAAGCGAGTAAAGGAGCTTGGCCGTCCCAAGAAGCCAGCCTCCGCTTTTCTGCGCTTCATTGCCAGCGAGCGCACGAACACACCGCAGGGTGCTCAGCAAACGTATCGCGACTGGCACCAGAAGACCACTGCCAAGTGGACGCGCATATCCGACTCCGAAAAGGAGGTCTACATGCAGGAGTCGCGCAAGGAACTCGAAATGTATAG AAAAGCAATATCTGTATGGGAGGAGAAGATGATCCGCCTGGGACACATCGACGTTGTGCGCCACGGCAATTTGATCGATCCGCCAGAACCAAAGCCCCGCAAGACGCAGGCCGCCAAAGAGAAGTAG
- the LOC6501109 gene encoding transcription factor A, mitochondrial isoform X3: MIFSTTMLSSRGSLFGSLMGKVRPLAAAGISNSPVTQSKTLEEQVGLPPRPKKPLTPYFRFMRDQRPKLIAANPKLSTIDAVRQLSKSWSEADVKLKERLQTEYKKDQQIYLEQRTKYDATLTDEQRAEIKQLKQDIVEAKERRQLRKRVKELGRPKKPASAFLRFIASERTNTPQGAQQTYRDWHQKTTAKWTRISDSEKEVYMQESRKELEMYRKAISVWEEKMIRLGHIDVVRHGNLIDPPEPKPRKTQAAKEK; the protein is encoded by the exons ATGATCTTCTCCACAACTATGCTGTCTTCGCGAGGCAGCCTCTTCGGCTCGCTGATGGGCAAAGTCAG GCCCCTAGCAGCCGCCGGAATCAGCAACAGTCCTGTGACGCAGTCGAAGACGCTGGAGGAGCAAGTGGGCCTCCCGCCACGGCCCAAAAAGCCCCTTACTCCGTACTTCCGTTTCATGCGCGACCAGCGTCCCAAACTCATTGCCGCCAATCCAAAATTGTCCACCATTGACGCAGTGCGCCAGCTGTCCAAAAGCTGGTCAGAGGCAGACGTGAAGCTGAAGGAGCGATTGCAAACAGAGTACAAGAAGGACCAGCAGATCTACCTCGAGCAGCGTACCAAGTACGACGCCACCCTAACAGATGAGCAGCGGGCGGAAATCAAGCAACTGAAGCAGGACATTGTCGAGGCCAAGGAGCGCCGCCAGCTGCGCAAGCGAGTAAAGGAGCTTGGCCGTCCCAAGAAGCCAGCCTCCGCTTTTCTGCGCTTCATTGCCAGCGAGCGCACGAACACACCGCAGGGTGCTCAGCAAACGTATCGCGACTGGCACCAGAAGACCACTGCCAAGTGGACGCGCATATCCGACTCCGAAAAGGAGGTCTACATGCAGGAGTCGCGCAAGGAACTCGAAATGTATAG AAAAGCAATATCTGTATGGGAGGAGAAGATGATCCGCCTGGGACACATCGACGTTGTGCGCCACGGCAATTTGATCGATCCGCCAGAACCAAAGCCCCGCAAGACGCAGGCCGCCAAAGAGAAGTAG